In Populus nigra chromosome 1, ddPopNigr1.1, whole genome shotgun sequence, one genomic interval encodes:
- the LOC133702348 gene encoding PH, RCC1 and FYVE domains-containing protein 1-like isoform X2 produces the protein MLRSDRMASDLSRTGPVERDIEQAITALKKGACLLKYGRRGKPKFCPFRLSNDESVLIWFSGKEEKHLRLSHVSRIISGQRTPIFQRYPRPEKEYQSFSLIYNPRPEKEYQSFSLIYNDRSLDLICKDKDEAEVWFSGLKALISRSHHRKSRTESRSDGILSEVNSPRTYTRRSSPLSSPFGSIDSLQKDADHLRIQSPYESPPKNGLDKTFSDVVLYAVPPKGFFPSDSASGSVHSLSSGGSDSVHGHMKAVTMDAFRVSLSSAVSSSSQGSGHDDGEAMGDVFIWGEGTGDGVLGGGTHRVGSFFGVKTDSLLPKALESAVVLDVQNIACGGQHAALVTKQGEIFSWGEESGGRLGHGVDSDVLHPQLIEALSNTNIEFVACGEYHTCAVTLSGDLYTWGDGTYNFGLLGHGNEVSHWVPKRVNGPLEGIHVSSISCGPWHTAVVSSAGQLFTFGDGTFGVLGHGDRKSISLPREVESLKGLRTVQAACGVWHTAAVVEVMVGNSSSSNCSSGKLFTWGDGDKGRLGHGDKEAKLVPTCVAALDEPNFCQVACGHSLTIARTTSGHVYTMGSPVYGQLGNPQSDGKLPARVEGKLSRSSVEEIACGAYHVAVLTSKTEVYTWGKGTNGRLGHGDTDDKNLPSLVEALKDKQVKSIACGTNFTAAICLHKWVSGVDQSMCSGCRLPLNFKRKRHNCYNCGLVYCHSCSSKKSLKASMAPNPNKAYRVCDNCYNKLRKAMETDASSQSSMSRRGSVNQGPSEFIDKDEKLDTRSHAQLARFSSMESLKQAESRSKRNKKLEFNSSRVSPVPNGGSQWGAFNISKSFNPMFASSKKFFSASVPGSRIISRATSPISRRPSPPRSTTPTPTLGGLTSPKIVVDDAKRTNESLSQEVLTLRAQVENLTHKTQLQEAELERIIKRLKEARAIAGEETAKCKAAKEVIKSLTAQLKDMAERLPVGAARSIKSPLFASFGSSPTSNDVSTIDCLNGQSTCQEPDTNGLHSQLLSNVSSTTSNRGAGLNNQGHLEATIKNGSRNKDGELHHEAECVEQDEPGVYITLTSLPGGIKDLKRVRFSRKRFSEKQAEQWWAENRARVYEQYNVRMIDKSSVGVGSEDLAH, from the exons ATGTTAAGGAGTGATAGAATGGCTTCGGATCTTAGCAGAACTGGACCTGTTGAAAGAGACATCGAGcag GCCATCACAGCTTTAAAGAAAGGGGCTTGCCTGCTCAAGTATGGAAGAAGGGGAAAGCCAAAGTTCTGTCCATTTCGTCTCTCCAAT GATGAATCTGTTTTAATATGGTTCTCTGGGAAAGAGGAGAAACATCTCAGACTAAGCCATGTATCTAGAATCATATCTGGGCAGCGCACA CCAATCTTTCAAAGGTATCCACGCCCTGAGAAGGAGTATCAGTcattttctcttatatataATCCACGCCCTGAGAAGGAGTATCAGTcattttctcttatatataATGATAGGTCACTGGATTTG ATTTGCAAGGATAAAGATGAAGCTGAGGTATGGTTTAGTGGTTTAAAAGCATTAATTTCACGAAGTCATCACCGAAAATCGAGAACGGAATCAAGGAGCGATGGAATTCTGTCTGAGGTTAACAGCCCTAGGACTTATACTCGCAGAAGCTCTCCCTTAAGTTCTCCATTTGGTAGCATTGACAGTTTGCAGAAG GACGCAGACCACCTTCGCATTCAGAGTCCATATGAAAGCCCCCCCAAGAATGGTTTGGATAAAACATTTTCAGATGTGGTATTATATGCTGTTCCTCCAAAAGGTTTTTTCCCCTCAGACTCTGCTAGTGGTTCTGTACATTCTTTATCATCTGGAGGCTCGGACAGTGTACATGGTCATATGAAGGCAGTGACAATGGATGCTTTTAGAGTTAGCCTATCAAGTGCTGTTAGCTCATCAAGCCAAGGTTCTGGTCATGATGATGGTGAGGCGATGGGGGATGTTTTCATTTGGGGTGAAGGGACGGGGGATGGTGTACTAGGTGGTGGAACACATAGAGTTGGAAGTTTTTTTGGTGTAAAAACGGATTCTTTGTTGCCTAAAGCCCTGGAATCTGCAGTAGTACTTGATGTCCAGAACATTGCCTGTGGTGGACAACATGCAGCCTTAGTGACCAAGCAAGGAGAGATTTTCTCATGGGGTGAGGAATCTGGCGGCAGGCTTGGGCACGGTGTGGACTCTGATGTTTTGCATCCCCAGCTTATTGAGGCCCTCAGTAATACAAATATTGAATTCGTAGCATGTGGGGAGTACCATACATGTGCTGTAACACTTTCTGGTGATCTGTACACATGGGGTGATGGAACATATAATTTTGGTCTTCTTGGACATGGAAATGAAGTAAGTCACTGGGTCCCAAAAAGAGTGAATGGGCCCTTGGAAGGCATACATGTGTCATCCATCTCTTGTGGACCCTGGCATACAGCAGTTGTGAGCTCTGCTGGGCAACTGTTTACTTTTGGTGATGGCACATTTGGTGTTCTGGGTCATGGAGATCGAAAAAGCATTTCATTACCAAGGGAAGTGGAATCTCTTAAGGGGCTCCGCACTGTCCAGGCTGCCTGTGGTGTTTGGCATACTGCTGCAGTTGTAGAAGTCATGGTTGGAAATTCAAGTTCCAGCAATTGCTCTTCAGGGAAACTGTTTACCTGGGGTGATGGAGATAAAGGTCGACTTGGGCATGGTGACAAGGAAGCAAAGTTGGTTCCTACATGTGTTGCTGCTCTTGATGAACCCAATTTTTGCCAAGTTGCATGTGGACATAGTCTGACAATTGCACGTACAACATCTGGTCATGTGTACACAATGGGCAGTCCTGTTTATGGTCAGTTGGGCAACCCACAGTCTGATGGAAAGCTCCCAGCTCGTGTTGAAGGAAAACTCTCCAGGAGTTCTGTTGAGGAGATTGCTTGTGGTGCTTATCATGTTGCAGTTTTAACTTCAAAAACTGAAGTTTACACCTGGGGCAAGGGAACAAATGGAAGACTCGGTCATGGGGATACAGATGATAAAAATTTGCCATCTTTAGTGGAAGCCCTAAAAGACAAACAAGTAAAGAGTATTGCTTGTGGTACTAATTTCACTGCAGCTATCTGCCTTCACAAATGGGTTTCTGGTGTTGATCAGTCTATGTGTTCTGGCTGCCGCCTACCACTTAATTTCAAAAGGAAGCGGCATAATTGTTATAATTGTGGACTAGTTTATTGTCATTCATGCAGCAGCAAGAAGTCTCTCAAGGCTTCAATGGCaccaaatccaaacaaagcTTATCGTGTCTGTGATAATTGCTATAACAAACTAAGAAAAGCAATGGAGACTGATGCTTCTTCTCAGTCTTCTATGAGTAGGAGAGGCAGTGTCAATCAAGGGCCAAGCGAGTTTATTGATAAAGATGAGAAGTTGGACACCAGATCTCATGCACAACTTGCTAGATTTTCATCAATGGAATCCTTGAAGCAAGCAGAAAGCCGGtctaagagaaacaaaaaacttgaattCAATAGTAGCAGGGTTTCACCTGTTCCAAATGGAGGCTCCCAGTGGGGAGCGTTTAACATTTCTAAATCTTTCAACCCAATGTTTGCTTCATCCAAGAAGTTTTTTTCTGCTTCTGTTCCTGGATCAAGAATTATTTCTCGAGCAACATCACCAATATCAAGACGACCTAGCCCCCCTCGATCAACAACGCCAACCCCAACCCTGGGTGGACTTACCTCACCAAAAATTGTCGTGGATGATGCTAAGAGAACAAACGAGAGCCTTAGCCAAGAGGTTCTTACATTAAGAGCACAG GTGGAAAATCTTACTCACAAAACCCAGCTTCAAGAAGCTGAGCTGGAAAGAATAATCAAACGGCTGAAGGAAGCAAGAGCCATTGCTGGAGAAGAGACTGCTAAATGCAAAGCAGCAAAAGAAGTGATCAAGTCACTTACTGCTCAA TTAAAAGACATGGCTGAAAGGCTACCTGTGGGAGCAGCCCGGAGCATCAAATCACCTTTGTTTGCTTCGTTTGGCTCCAGTCCTACTTCCAACGATGTTTCTACTATTGACTGTTTGAATGGTCAAAGCACATGCCAAGAACCAGACACAAATGGATTGCATAGCCAGTTGCTTTCTAATGTTTCAAGCACCACCAGTAACCGAGGTGCAGGTCTCAACAATCAAGGCCACTTGGAAGCAACAATTAAAAATGGAAGCAGAAACAAAGATGGTGAATTGCATCATGAAGCTGAATGTGTTGAGCAAGATGAGCCCGGTGTATATATAACACTAACCTCCCTACCTGGAGGCATCAAGGATCTTAAGCGAGTGCGCTTCAG TCGAAAGCGGTTCAGTGAGAAACAAGCAGAACAATGGTGGGCAGAAAATAGGGCAAGagtatatgaacagtacaatgTCCGTATGATTGACAAGTCAAGTGTTGGTGTTGGGAGTGAGGATTTGGCTCATTAG
- the LOC133702348 gene encoding PH, RCC1 and FYVE domains-containing protein 1-like isoform X1, whose amino-acid sequence MLRSDRMASDLSRTGPVERDIEQQAITALKKGACLLKYGRRGKPKFCPFRLSNDESVLIWFSGKEEKHLRLSHVSRIISGQRTPIFQRYPRPEKEYQSFSLIYNPRPEKEYQSFSLIYNDRSLDLICKDKDEAEVWFSGLKALISRSHHRKSRTESRSDGILSEVNSPRTYTRRSSPLSSPFGSIDSLQKDADHLRIQSPYESPPKNGLDKTFSDVVLYAVPPKGFFPSDSASGSVHSLSSGGSDSVHGHMKAVTMDAFRVSLSSAVSSSSQGSGHDDGEAMGDVFIWGEGTGDGVLGGGTHRVGSFFGVKTDSLLPKALESAVVLDVQNIACGGQHAALVTKQGEIFSWGEESGGRLGHGVDSDVLHPQLIEALSNTNIEFVACGEYHTCAVTLSGDLYTWGDGTYNFGLLGHGNEVSHWVPKRVNGPLEGIHVSSISCGPWHTAVVSSAGQLFTFGDGTFGVLGHGDRKSISLPREVESLKGLRTVQAACGVWHTAAVVEVMVGNSSSSNCSSGKLFTWGDGDKGRLGHGDKEAKLVPTCVAALDEPNFCQVACGHSLTIARTTSGHVYTMGSPVYGQLGNPQSDGKLPARVEGKLSRSSVEEIACGAYHVAVLTSKTEVYTWGKGTNGRLGHGDTDDKNLPSLVEALKDKQVKSIACGTNFTAAICLHKWVSGVDQSMCSGCRLPLNFKRKRHNCYNCGLVYCHSCSSKKSLKASMAPNPNKAYRVCDNCYNKLRKAMETDASSQSSMSRRGSVNQGPSEFIDKDEKLDTRSHAQLARFSSMESLKQAESRSKRNKKLEFNSSRVSPVPNGGSQWGAFNISKSFNPMFASSKKFFSASVPGSRIISRATSPISRRPSPPRSTTPTPTLGGLTSPKIVVDDAKRTNESLSQEVLTLRAQVENLTHKTQLQEAELERIIKRLKEARAIAGEETAKCKAAKEVIKSLTAQLKDMAERLPVGAARSIKSPLFASFGSSPTSNDVSTIDCLNGQSTCQEPDTNGLHSQLLSNVSSTTSNRGAGLNNQGHLEATIKNGSRNKDGELHHEAECVEQDEPGVYITLTSLPGGIKDLKRVRFSRKRFSEKQAEQWWAENRARVYEQYNVRMIDKSSVGVGSEDLAH is encoded by the exons ATGTTAAGGAGTGATAGAATGGCTTCGGATCTTAGCAGAACTGGACCTGTTGAAAGAGACATCGAGcag CAGGCCATCACAGCTTTAAAGAAAGGGGCTTGCCTGCTCAAGTATGGAAGAAGGGGAAAGCCAAAGTTCTGTCCATTTCGTCTCTCCAAT GATGAATCTGTTTTAATATGGTTCTCTGGGAAAGAGGAGAAACATCTCAGACTAAGCCATGTATCTAGAATCATATCTGGGCAGCGCACA CCAATCTTTCAAAGGTATCCACGCCCTGAGAAGGAGTATCAGTcattttctcttatatataATCCACGCCCTGAGAAGGAGTATCAGTcattttctcttatatataATGATAGGTCACTGGATTTG ATTTGCAAGGATAAAGATGAAGCTGAGGTATGGTTTAGTGGTTTAAAAGCATTAATTTCACGAAGTCATCACCGAAAATCGAGAACGGAATCAAGGAGCGATGGAATTCTGTCTGAGGTTAACAGCCCTAGGACTTATACTCGCAGAAGCTCTCCCTTAAGTTCTCCATTTGGTAGCATTGACAGTTTGCAGAAG GACGCAGACCACCTTCGCATTCAGAGTCCATATGAAAGCCCCCCCAAGAATGGTTTGGATAAAACATTTTCAGATGTGGTATTATATGCTGTTCCTCCAAAAGGTTTTTTCCCCTCAGACTCTGCTAGTGGTTCTGTACATTCTTTATCATCTGGAGGCTCGGACAGTGTACATGGTCATATGAAGGCAGTGACAATGGATGCTTTTAGAGTTAGCCTATCAAGTGCTGTTAGCTCATCAAGCCAAGGTTCTGGTCATGATGATGGTGAGGCGATGGGGGATGTTTTCATTTGGGGTGAAGGGACGGGGGATGGTGTACTAGGTGGTGGAACACATAGAGTTGGAAGTTTTTTTGGTGTAAAAACGGATTCTTTGTTGCCTAAAGCCCTGGAATCTGCAGTAGTACTTGATGTCCAGAACATTGCCTGTGGTGGACAACATGCAGCCTTAGTGACCAAGCAAGGAGAGATTTTCTCATGGGGTGAGGAATCTGGCGGCAGGCTTGGGCACGGTGTGGACTCTGATGTTTTGCATCCCCAGCTTATTGAGGCCCTCAGTAATACAAATATTGAATTCGTAGCATGTGGGGAGTACCATACATGTGCTGTAACACTTTCTGGTGATCTGTACACATGGGGTGATGGAACATATAATTTTGGTCTTCTTGGACATGGAAATGAAGTAAGTCACTGGGTCCCAAAAAGAGTGAATGGGCCCTTGGAAGGCATACATGTGTCATCCATCTCTTGTGGACCCTGGCATACAGCAGTTGTGAGCTCTGCTGGGCAACTGTTTACTTTTGGTGATGGCACATTTGGTGTTCTGGGTCATGGAGATCGAAAAAGCATTTCATTACCAAGGGAAGTGGAATCTCTTAAGGGGCTCCGCACTGTCCAGGCTGCCTGTGGTGTTTGGCATACTGCTGCAGTTGTAGAAGTCATGGTTGGAAATTCAAGTTCCAGCAATTGCTCTTCAGGGAAACTGTTTACCTGGGGTGATGGAGATAAAGGTCGACTTGGGCATGGTGACAAGGAAGCAAAGTTGGTTCCTACATGTGTTGCTGCTCTTGATGAACCCAATTTTTGCCAAGTTGCATGTGGACATAGTCTGACAATTGCACGTACAACATCTGGTCATGTGTACACAATGGGCAGTCCTGTTTATGGTCAGTTGGGCAACCCACAGTCTGATGGAAAGCTCCCAGCTCGTGTTGAAGGAAAACTCTCCAGGAGTTCTGTTGAGGAGATTGCTTGTGGTGCTTATCATGTTGCAGTTTTAACTTCAAAAACTGAAGTTTACACCTGGGGCAAGGGAACAAATGGAAGACTCGGTCATGGGGATACAGATGATAAAAATTTGCCATCTTTAGTGGAAGCCCTAAAAGACAAACAAGTAAAGAGTATTGCTTGTGGTACTAATTTCACTGCAGCTATCTGCCTTCACAAATGGGTTTCTGGTGTTGATCAGTCTATGTGTTCTGGCTGCCGCCTACCACTTAATTTCAAAAGGAAGCGGCATAATTGTTATAATTGTGGACTAGTTTATTGTCATTCATGCAGCAGCAAGAAGTCTCTCAAGGCTTCAATGGCaccaaatccaaacaaagcTTATCGTGTCTGTGATAATTGCTATAACAAACTAAGAAAAGCAATGGAGACTGATGCTTCTTCTCAGTCTTCTATGAGTAGGAGAGGCAGTGTCAATCAAGGGCCAAGCGAGTTTATTGATAAAGATGAGAAGTTGGACACCAGATCTCATGCACAACTTGCTAGATTTTCATCAATGGAATCCTTGAAGCAAGCAGAAAGCCGGtctaagagaaacaaaaaacttgaattCAATAGTAGCAGGGTTTCACCTGTTCCAAATGGAGGCTCCCAGTGGGGAGCGTTTAACATTTCTAAATCTTTCAACCCAATGTTTGCTTCATCCAAGAAGTTTTTTTCTGCTTCTGTTCCTGGATCAAGAATTATTTCTCGAGCAACATCACCAATATCAAGACGACCTAGCCCCCCTCGATCAACAACGCCAACCCCAACCCTGGGTGGACTTACCTCACCAAAAATTGTCGTGGATGATGCTAAGAGAACAAACGAGAGCCTTAGCCAAGAGGTTCTTACATTAAGAGCACAG GTGGAAAATCTTACTCACAAAACCCAGCTTCAAGAAGCTGAGCTGGAAAGAATAATCAAACGGCTGAAGGAAGCAAGAGCCATTGCTGGAGAAGAGACTGCTAAATGCAAAGCAGCAAAAGAAGTGATCAAGTCACTTACTGCTCAA TTAAAAGACATGGCTGAAAGGCTACCTGTGGGAGCAGCCCGGAGCATCAAATCACCTTTGTTTGCTTCGTTTGGCTCCAGTCCTACTTCCAACGATGTTTCTACTATTGACTGTTTGAATGGTCAAAGCACATGCCAAGAACCAGACACAAATGGATTGCATAGCCAGTTGCTTTCTAATGTTTCAAGCACCACCAGTAACCGAGGTGCAGGTCTCAACAATCAAGGCCACTTGGAAGCAACAATTAAAAATGGAAGCAGAAACAAAGATGGTGAATTGCATCATGAAGCTGAATGTGTTGAGCAAGATGAGCCCGGTGTATATATAACACTAACCTCCCTACCTGGAGGCATCAAGGATCTTAAGCGAGTGCGCTTCAG TCGAAAGCGGTTCAGTGAGAAACAAGCAGAACAATGGTGGGCAGAAAATAGGGCAAGagtatatgaacagtacaatgTCCGTATGATTGACAAGTCAAGTGTTGGTGTTGGGAGTGAGGATTTGGCTCATTAG
- the LOC133702348 gene encoding PH, RCC1 and FYVE domains-containing protein 1-like isoform X3 — MWLLWEQAITALKKGACLLKYGRRGKPKFCPFRLSNDESVLIWFSGKEEKHLRLSHVSRIISGQRTPIFQRYPRPEKEYQSFSLIYNPRPEKEYQSFSLIYNDRSLDLICKDKDEAEVWFSGLKALISRSHHRKSRTESRSDGILSEVNSPRTYTRRSSPLSSPFGSIDSLQKDADHLRIQSPYESPPKNGLDKTFSDVVLYAVPPKGFFPSDSASGSVHSLSSGGSDSVHGHMKAVTMDAFRVSLSSAVSSSSQGSGHDDGEAMGDVFIWGEGTGDGVLGGGTHRVGSFFGVKTDSLLPKALESAVVLDVQNIACGGQHAALVTKQGEIFSWGEESGGRLGHGVDSDVLHPQLIEALSNTNIEFVACGEYHTCAVTLSGDLYTWGDGTYNFGLLGHGNEVSHWVPKRVNGPLEGIHVSSISCGPWHTAVVSSAGQLFTFGDGTFGVLGHGDRKSISLPREVESLKGLRTVQAACGVWHTAAVVEVMVGNSSSSNCSSGKLFTWGDGDKGRLGHGDKEAKLVPTCVAALDEPNFCQVACGHSLTIARTTSGHVYTMGSPVYGQLGNPQSDGKLPARVEGKLSRSSVEEIACGAYHVAVLTSKTEVYTWGKGTNGRLGHGDTDDKNLPSLVEALKDKQVKSIACGTNFTAAICLHKWVSGVDQSMCSGCRLPLNFKRKRHNCYNCGLVYCHSCSSKKSLKASMAPNPNKAYRVCDNCYNKLRKAMETDASSQSSMSRRGSVNQGPSEFIDKDEKLDTRSHAQLARFSSMESLKQAESRSKRNKKLEFNSSRVSPVPNGGSQWGAFNISKSFNPMFASSKKFFSASVPGSRIISRATSPISRRPSPPRSTTPTPTLGGLTSPKIVVDDAKRTNESLSQEVLTLRAQVENLTHKTQLQEAELERIIKRLKEARAIAGEETAKCKAAKEVIKSLTAQLKDMAERLPVGAARSIKSPLFASFGSSPTSNDVSTIDCLNGQSTCQEPDTNGLHSQLLSNVSSTTSNRGAGLNNQGHLEATIKNGSRNKDGELHHEAECVEQDEPGVYITLTSLPGGIKDLKRVRFSRKRFSEKQAEQWWAENRARVYEQYNVRMIDKSSVGVGSEDLAH; from the exons ATGTGGTTGTTATGGGAG CAGGCCATCACAGCTTTAAAGAAAGGGGCTTGCCTGCTCAAGTATGGAAGAAGGGGAAAGCCAAAGTTCTGTCCATTTCGTCTCTCCAAT GATGAATCTGTTTTAATATGGTTCTCTGGGAAAGAGGAGAAACATCTCAGACTAAGCCATGTATCTAGAATCATATCTGGGCAGCGCACA CCAATCTTTCAAAGGTATCCACGCCCTGAGAAGGAGTATCAGTcattttctcttatatataATCCACGCCCTGAGAAGGAGTATCAGTcattttctcttatatataATGATAGGTCACTGGATTTG ATTTGCAAGGATAAAGATGAAGCTGAGGTATGGTTTAGTGGTTTAAAAGCATTAATTTCACGAAGTCATCACCGAAAATCGAGAACGGAATCAAGGAGCGATGGAATTCTGTCTGAGGTTAACAGCCCTAGGACTTATACTCGCAGAAGCTCTCCCTTAAGTTCTCCATTTGGTAGCATTGACAGTTTGCAGAAG GACGCAGACCACCTTCGCATTCAGAGTCCATATGAAAGCCCCCCCAAGAATGGTTTGGATAAAACATTTTCAGATGTGGTATTATATGCTGTTCCTCCAAAAGGTTTTTTCCCCTCAGACTCTGCTAGTGGTTCTGTACATTCTTTATCATCTGGAGGCTCGGACAGTGTACATGGTCATATGAAGGCAGTGACAATGGATGCTTTTAGAGTTAGCCTATCAAGTGCTGTTAGCTCATCAAGCCAAGGTTCTGGTCATGATGATGGTGAGGCGATGGGGGATGTTTTCATTTGGGGTGAAGGGACGGGGGATGGTGTACTAGGTGGTGGAACACATAGAGTTGGAAGTTTTTTTGGTGTAAAAACGGATTCTTTGTTGCCTAAAGCCCTGGAATCTGCAGTAGTACTTGATGTCCAGAACATTGCCTGTGGTGGACAACATGCAGCCTTAGTGACCAAGCAAGGAGAGATTTTCTCATGGGGTGAGGAATCTGGCGGCAGGCTTGGGCACGGTGTGGACTCTGATGTTTTGCATCCCCAGCTTATTGAGGCCCTCAGTAATACAAATATTGAATTCGTAGCATGTGGGGAGTACCATACATGTGCTGTAACACTTTCTGGTGATCTGTACACATGGGGTGATGGAACATATAATTTTGGTCTTCTTGGACATGGAAATGAAGTAAGTCACTGGGTCCCAAAAAGAGTGAATGGGCCCTTGGAAGGCATACATGTGTCATCCATCTCTTGTGGACCCTGGCATACAGCAGTTGTGAGCTCTGCTGGGCAACTGTTTACTTTTGGTGATGGCACATTTGGTGTTCTGGGTCATGGAGATCGAAAAAGCATTTCATTACCAAGGGAAGTGGAATCTCTTAAGGGGCTCCGCACTGTCCAGGCTGCCTGTGGTGTTTGGCATACTGCTGCAGTTGTAGAAGTCATGGTTGGAAATTCAAGTTCCAGCAATTGCTCTTCAGGGAAACTGTTTACCTGGGGTGATGGAGATAAAGGTCGACTTGGGCATGGTGACAAGGAAGCAAAGTTGGTTCCTACATGTGTTGCTGCTCTTGATGAACCCAATTTTTGCCAAGTTGCATGTGGACATAGTCTGACAATTGCACGTACAACATCTGGTCATGTGTACACAATGGGCAGTCCTGTTTATGGTCAGTTGGGCAACCCACAGTCTGATGGAAAGCTCCCAGCTCGTGTTGAAGGAAAACTCTCCAGGAGTTCTGTTGAGGAGATTGCTTGTGGTGCTTATCATGTTGCAGTTTTAACTTCAAAAACTGAAGTTTACACCTGGGGCAAGGGAACAAATGGAAGACTCGGTCATGGGGATACAGATGATAAAAATTTGCCATCTTTAGTGGAAGCCCTAAAAGACAAACAAGTAAAGAGTATTGCTTGTGGTACTAATTTCACTGCAGCTATCTGCCTTCACAAATGGGTTTCTGGTGTTGATCAGTCTATGTGTTCTGGCTGCCGCCTACCACTTAATTTCAAAAGGAAGCGGCATAATTGTTATAATTGTGGACTAGTTTATTGTCATTCATGCAGCAGCAAGAAGTCTCTCAAGGCTTCAATGGCaccaaatccaaacaaagcTTATCGTGTCTGTGATAATTGCTATAACAAACTAAGAAAAGCAATGGAGACTGATGCTTCTTCTCAGTCTTCTATGAGTAGGAGAGGCAGTGTCAATCAAGGGCCAAGCGAGTTTATTGATAAAGATGAGAAGTTGGACACCAGATCTCATGCACAACTTGCTAGATTTTCATCAATGGAATCCTTGAAGCAAGCAGAAAGCCGGtctaagagaaacaaaaaacttgaattCAATAGTAGCAGGGTTTCACCTGTTCCAAATGGAGGCTCCCAGTGGGGAGCGTTTAACATTTCTAAATCTTTCAACCCAATGTTTGCTTCATCCAAGAAGTTTTTTTCTGCTTCTGTTCCTGGATCAAGAATTATTTCTCGAGCAACATCACCAATATCAAGACGACCTAGCCCCCCTCGATCAACAACGCCAACCCCAACCCTGGGTGGACTTACCTCACCAAAAATTGTCGTGGATGATGCTAAGAGAACAAACGAGAGCCTTAGCCAAGAGGTTCTTACATTAAGAGCACAG GTGGAAAATCTTACTCACAAAACCCAGCTTCAAGAAGCTGAGCTGGAAAGAATAATCAAACGGCTGAAGGAAGCAAGAGCCATTGCTGGAGAAGAGACTGCTAAATGCAAAGCAGCAAAAGAAGTGATCAAGTCACTTACTGCTCAA TTAAAAGACATGGCTGAAAGGCTACCTGTGGGAGCAGCCCGGAGCATCAAATCACCTTTGTTTGCTTCGTTTGGCTCCAGTCCTACTTCCAACGATGTTTCTACTATTGACTGTTTGAATGGTCAAAGCACATGCCAAGAACCAGACACAAATGGATTGCATAGCCAGTTGCTTTCTAATGTTTCAAGCACCACCAGTAACCGAGGTGCAGGTCTCAACAATCAAGGCCACTTGGAAGCAACAATTAAAAATGGAAGCAGAAACAAAGATGGTGAATTGCATCATGAAGCTGAATGTGTTGAGCAAGATGAGCCCGGTGTATATATAACACTAACCTCCCTACCTGGAGGCATCAAGGATCTTAAGCGAGTGCGCTTCAG TCGAAAGCGGTTCAGTGAGAAACAAGCAGAACAATGGTGGGCAGAAAATAGGGCAAGagtatatgaacagtacaatgTCCGTATGATTGACAAGTCAAGTGTTGGTGTTGGGAGTGAGGATTTGGCTCATTAG